A genomic region of Thermoanaerobaculia bacterium contains the following coding sequences:
- a CDS encoding 2,3-bisphosphoglycerate-independent phosphoglycerate mutase: protein MRHLELLSRLAQPNAAKIVLLVLDGVGDLATPSQPLTALQKARKPHLDALAARSSLGRIVPVATGITPGSGPGHLALFGYDPRESRFDIGRGILEALGLGLSLEPGDVAARGNFATANAAGELSDRRAGRIPTSECIRVCAKLNQALSGLSDSDAQVSVVPGEAHRFVLLLRGPGLEPAIDDTDPQQLGVPPLAARETAPGGVKAAALVRRAVALMENAIADEPKANRVLLRGFSRLPDLPQLPELYKMRCGAFAGYPLYRGVAAACGMAVIPCGKRIGEILDQVALHWQAFDFFFLHVKQTDQAGEDGDIDTKAAAIEEVDALLPRLLALGPEVVAVTGDHSTPAPMAAHSFHPVPLMVASPIAFVDETTAFDEHQAIRGHLGTFPSRELIGLLLAHAGRLEKFGA, encoded by the coding sequence ATGCGACATCTCGAACTGCTCTCCCGCCTGGCGCAGCCCAATGCGGCGAAGATCGTCCTGCTGGTCCTCGACGGCGTCGGCGACCTGGCGACCCCGTCGCAACCCCTGACGGCGCTGCAGAAGGCACGCAAGCCCCACCTCGACGCCCTCGCGGCGCGGTCCTCGCTCGGCCGGATCGTGCCGGTGGCGACCGGCATCACCCCCGGCAGCGGCCCGGGGCATCTCGCGCTCTTCGGTTACGACCCGCGGGAGAGCCGCTTCGACATCGGGCGCGGCATCCTGGAGGCGCTCGGCCTCGGTCTCTCCCTCGAGCCGGGCGACGTCGCGGCACGGGGCAACTTCGCGACCGCCAACGCCGCCGGCGAGCTCTCCGACCGGCGCGCCGGCAGGATCCCGACCAGCGAGTGCATTCGCGTCTGCGCGAAGCTCAACCAGGCTCTGTCCGGCCTCTCCGACTCCGACGCCCAGGTGAGCGTCGTGCCAGGCGAGGCCCACCGCTTCGTGCTGCTGCTGCGCGGCCCCGGGCTCGAGCCGGCAATCGACGACACCGACCCCCAACAGCTCGGAGTTCCGCCGCTCGCGGCGCGCGAGACGGCGCCCGGCGGCGTGAAGGCCGCAGCGCTCGTGCGCCGCGCCGTAGCCCTCATGGAGAACGCGATCGCAGACGAGCCGAAGGCCAACCGGGTCCTCCTGCGCGGATTCTCCCGGTTGCCGGATCTGCCGCAGCTCCCCGAGCTCTACAAGATGCGCTGCGGCGCCTTCGCCGGCTATCCGCTCTATCGCGGCGTGGCTGCGGCATGCGGCATGGCGGTCATCCCGTGCGGCAAGCGGATCGGCGAAATTCTCGACCAGGTCGCCCTCCACTGGCAGGCGTTCGACTTCTTCTTCCTGCACGTCAAGCAGACCGACCAGGCGGGCGAAGACGGCGACATCGACACCAAGGCGGCGGCCATCGAAGAGGTCGACGCGCTCCTGCCGCGCCTCCTCGCGCTGGGCCCGGAGGTCGTGGCGGTCACCGGAGATCACTCGACGCCGGCGCCGATGGCGGCCCACAGCTTCCATCCGGTCCCGTTGATGGTGGCGTCGCCGATAGCCTTTGTCGACGAAACGACCGCCTTCGACGAGCACCAGGCGATTCGCGGGCACCTCGGGACCTTCCCGTCGCGCGAGCTCATCGGCCTGCTGCTCGCCCACGCCGGCAGGCTCGAGAAGTTCGGCGCCTGA